A genome region from Verrucomicrobiota bacterium includes the following:
- the gmk gene encoding guanylate kinase, with protein sequence MSATVTPLLIVISAPSGAGKTTLCNGVLAGDAQVSRAITCTTRAPRLGEQPGVDYYFLSVAEFEQRAAVGEFLEHATVHGNRYGTLKVEVLNRLRAGRDVLLNIDVQGAASIRAAASREPELARALVSVFLTTPSLTELESRLRNRNQDAPEVIERRVKVARQELAEWVHFDYLILSGSKDEDLRRMQAILVAERIRQTRALPPVF encoded by the coding sequence ATGAGCGCGACCGTCACCCCCTTGTTAATCGTCATCTCGGCGCCGTCCGGCGCGGGCAAGACCACCTTGTGCAACGGCGTGCTGGCGGGCGATGCCCAGGTTTCCCGCGCCATCACCTGCACCACGCGCGCGCCACGTCTCGGCGAGCAACCCGGCGTGGATTATTACTTCCTTTCCGTGGCGGAGTTTGAGCAGCGGGCCGCCGTGGGTGAATTTCTGGAGCACGCCACCGTTCACGGCAACCGGTACGGCACCTTGAAGGTGGAGGTTCTGAATCGCTTGCGGGCGGGCCGCGATGTGCTGTTGAACATTGACGTGCAGGGGGCCGCCAGTATCCGCGCCGCCGCGAGCCGCGAGCCCGAGTTGGCGCGCGCGCTGGTGAGTGTGTTCCTGACCACACCGTCGCTTACCGAATTGGAGTCACGCCTGCGCAATCGCAACCAGGACGCGCCGGAAGTGATTGAACGCCGGGTCAAGGTGGCGCGGCAGGAACTCGCGGAGTGGGTCCATTTTGATTATTTGATTCTAAGCGGAAGCAAAGACGAGGATCTGCGCCGAATGCAGGCCATCCTCGTTGCGGAGCGTATCCGCCAAACCCGTGCCCTGCCGCCGGTCTTCTGA
- a CDS encoding YicC/YloC family endoribonuclease, producing the protein MRSMTGYGRGECSRDGYKITAELSSVNRKQSEVSVHLPRELEVLEAQARDVINRAISRGKVTCRIGFHPGENGTTARARLNLPLARAYAKELSRLAKELNLSPVIPVEIVARIPGVLESELDASDAESFWPAVDKALQAALGAMLKMRDSEGGHLAGDLAKRIGGMKKSVARVQKQAPQVMKRYREQLLERLRAAGLASLNPDDERLLKEIVLFSDRSDISEELARLQSHFKQFDDCVKSKEPVGRTLDFLAQEMNREINTIGSKANDALISREVVTLKTELEKFREQAMNVE; encoded by the coding sequence ATGCGATCCATGACGGGATACGGCCGCGGCGAATGTTCGCGCGACGGCTACAAAATAACGGCGGAACTGAGTTCGGTGAACCGAAAACAATCCGAGGTCTCAGTTCATTTACCGCGCGAGCTGGAGGTGTTGGAGGCCCAGGCCCGCGACGTTATCAATCGCGCCATTTCCCGTGGAAAAGTCACGTGCCGAATCGGATTTCATCCTGGGGAGAATGGCACTACGGCCCGGGCGCGCCTGAATCTGCCCCTGGCACGCGCATACGCGAAGGAACTATCCCGGCTGGCCAAGGAATTAAATCTGTCGCCCGTCATCCCCGTTGAAATCGTTGCCCGCATTCCCGGTGTGCTGGAGTCGGAGCTGGACGCCTCGGATGCCGAATCGTTCTGGCCAGCGGTGGATAAGGCGTTGCAGGCGGCGTTGGGCGCGATGCTCAAAATGCGTGATAGCGAGGGGGGCCATCTGGCGGGCGATCTGGCCAAACGCATTGGTGGCATGAAAAAATCCGTGGCGCGCGTGCAGAAACAGGCGCCCCAAGTCATGAAGCGTTACCGGGAGCAACTGCTCGAACGCCTCCGCGCCGCCGGCTTGGCCTCGCTCAATCCAGACGATGAACGCCTGCTTAAGGAAATTGTCCTTTTTTCTGATCGCTCCGATATTTCTGAAGAATTGGCGCGTCTGCAAAGCCACTTCAAGCAGTTTGATGATTGTGTGAAAAGCAAGGAGCCGGTTGGGCGCACGCTGGATTTCCTCGCGCAGGAAATGAACCGCGAAATCAACACCATCGGCTCCAAGGCCAACGATGCGCTCATTTCGCGCGAGGTGGTCACCCTCAAGACCGAGTTGGAAAAATTCCGTGAACAGGCCATGAACGTGGAATGA
- a CDS encoding PLP-dependent aspartate aminotransferase family protein produces the protein MKSEDQAGFSTRSVHEGRGFSGTTGAVMPPVFLTSTFQTGNPDGFDYTRSGNPNFRLLERSLASLENARFATCFASGVSAITAVVSSLKSGDVVLAEENVYGCTYRLFDKVFAKFGLRVRYVDLSQTANWEEIRKERPTLVWLESPTNPLLKVVDIAGINAVAAEVGAPVLVDNTFASPYLQRPLELGATLSLSSTTKYINGHSDCLGGIVATNDPAWQERMIFAQKALGLQPGPFDAWLTTRGQRTLALRMERHCANALELAGWLEKHPRVRRVRYPFLPSHLQYALAKRQMKAGSGLFIAELDCSLDTTLKFCRSLRLFTMAESLGGVESLICHPASMTHASVPPAVRHQVGISDGLIRFSVGIEDVDDLRRDLEQALKF, from the coding sequence ATGAAATCAGAAGATCAGGCAGGATTCAGTACCCGCTCGGTGCATGAGGGCCGGGGGTTTTCCGGCACGACCGGCGCCGTGATGCCGCCGGTGTTTCTCACCTCGACGTTCCAGACGGGCAATCCGGACGGGTTTGATTACACCCGCTCGGGCAACCCGAATTTCCGTTTGCTGGAGCGCAGCCTTGCGTCGCTGGAGAACGCGCGGTTTGCGACGTGTTTTGCCAGCGGGGTGTCGGCCATCACGGCGGTGGTGTCCTCGCTCAAAAGCGGCGACGTGGTGCTGGCCGAGGAGAATGTCTATGGCTGCACGTACCGGCTGTTTGACAAGGTGTTCGCCAAGTTTGGATTGCGGGTGCGGTATGTGGATTTGAGCCAGACCGCCAATTGGGAGGAAATCCGCAAGGAACGCCCCACGCTGGTATGGCTGGAGAGTCCCACCAATCCGCTGTTGAAAGTGGTGGATATTGCCGGGATCAACGCGGTGGCGGCGGAAGTCGGCGCGCCGGTGTTGGTGGATAACACGTTTGCGTCGCCGTATCTTCAACGTCCGCTCGAACTCGGTGCCACGCTCTCGCTTTCCTCGACCACCAAATATATCAACGGGCATAGCGACTGCCTGGGCGGCATTGTGGCCACGAACGATCCCGCGTGGCAGGAGCGCATGATTTTCGCGCAAAAGGCGCTGGGGCTGCAACCCGGGCCGTTTGATGCCTGGCTGACCACGCGCGGACAACGCACCCTGGCGCTGCGCATGGAGCGCCATTGCGCCAATGCCCTGGAGCTGGCCGGGTGGCTGGAAAAACATCCGCGCGTCCGGCGCGTGCGCTATCCGTTCCTGCCCAGTCATCTGCAATACGCGTTGGCCAAACGCCAGATGAAAGCCGGCTCCGGCCTGTTCATTGCGGAACTGGATTGCTCGCTGGACACCACCTTGAAGTTCTGCCGCAGCCTGCGCCTTTTTACCATGGCCGAGAGTTTGGGCGGGGTGGAAAGTCTGATTTGCCATCCGGCCTCGATGACCCATGCCTCGGTGCCGCCAGCGGTGCGCCACCAGGTGGGTATCAGCGACGGCCTGATTCGTTTTTCCGTTGGCATCGAGGACGTGGATGACCTGCGGCGGGATTTGGAGCAGGCGTTGAAATTTTAA